In Erpetoichthys calabaricus chromosome 4, fErpCal1.3, whole genome shotgun sequence, one genomic interval encodes:
- the LOC114642959 gene encoding olfactory receptor 6N1-like: protein MQVSNGTSQQITEFILVGVPGLQDSQNLLCIVFLLAYFIVMTGNLLILSLVILDQRLHTPMYFFLCHLAVLDIMLSTIILPKMFAVFLLDDKSISVAGCFTQMYLVLAIGGTENVILIVMAYDRYVAIMKPLHYHVIINGKLCVLLAIVAWILGHMVPVPALIQAIPLIFCGPNKIDYCYCDYPTVVSLACDDVTAVIENAFVAAMCITNIPFLLIICSYVRIIKTIAGMKKDDRKKALSTCVSHLLIVLIYYFSADLLYITALTHSSTQDTRVIIGVFAYILAPILNPIIYSLRNKQIKQAAEKYLTFLFRPQNAEPLVTNGEVSKIA, encoded by the coding sequence ATGCAAGTGAGCAATGGGACATCACAGCAAATTACCGAATTCATTCTGGTGGGAGTTCCCGGTCTACAAGACAGCCAGAACCTGCTATGTATCGTCTTCCTGCTGGCTTACTTCATCGTGATGACTGGGAATCTTCTCATCCTCTCCCTGGTGATTCTGGACCAGCGGCTTCACACCCCGATGTACTTCTTCCTCTGTCACTTAGCTGTCTTGGACATAATGCTCTCCACCATAATACTCCCGAAAATGTTTGCAGTATTCCTTCTCGATGATAAAAGTATTTCAGTTGCCGGATGTTTCACCCAGATGTATTTGGTTCTGGCGATCGGAGGAACGGAGAACGTCATTCTGATCGTCATGGCCTATGACCGTTATGTCGCCATTATGAAGCCCCTTCACTACCATGTTATCATCAATGGCAAGCTCTGCGTCCTATTGGCTATTGTGGCCTGGATACTGGGACACATGGTGCCTGTCCCGGCCTTAATACAGGCCATTCCACTGATATTTTGCGGCCCAAACAAAATCGACTACTGCTATTGCGACTATCCTACGGTCGTATCGTTGGCGTGTGATGACGTCACAGCTGTCATCGAGAATGCTTTTGTCGCTGCCATGTGCATAACCAACATTCCTTTCTTGTTGATAATCTGTTCCTACGTGAGGATAATAAAGACCATCGCCGGCATGAAGAAGGACGACCGCAAGAAAGCTCTGTCAACCTGCGTCTCCCACCTGCTCATCGTGCTCATTTACTACTTTTCTGCCGACCTGCTGTACATAACAGCTCTCACCCACAGCTCCACCCAAGATACGCGCGTCATCATCGGAGTCTTTGCGTACATTTTGGCGCCCATATTGAACCCCATCATCTACAGCCTGAGAAACAAACAGATAAAGCAGGCCGCTGAGAAATATCTCACTTTCCTCTTTCGGCCTCAAAATGCCGAACCGTTAGTTACAAATGGCGAAGTGTCGAAAATAGCGTAA